One Sulfolobus sp. S-194 DNA segment encodes these proteins:
- the cedA1 gene encoding DNA import protein CedA1, translating into MTLLSFIENLNSTITEVAWSIFVLAWAVGWALRGSPIPIFRIKRGGQDLIEDAIIAAFFLAIGSTIFYFISYIASQV; encoded by the coding sequence ATGACGCTCTTAAGTTTCATTGAGAATCTAAATAGTACTATAACTGAAGTTGCATGGAGCATATTTGTATTAGCTTGGGCAGTAGGATGGGCTTTACGAGGATCACCAATTCCAATTTTCAGGATTAAAAGAGGGGGGCAAGACCTCATAGAAGATGCAATAATTGCAGCTTTCTTTCTAGCTATAGGCAGTACTATATTCTATTTCATATCTTATATAGCATCACAGGTGTAA
- the cmk gene encoding (d)CMP kinase yields MIIVISGPPGSGKSTVAKILSKNLSLKYISAGHIFRELAEKEGLSLLELNKKAEENFEIDKKIDREIFRIASTEKNIIIESHIGGWLLKDIADITVYLNASLETRASRIAKRDNIPFTKAIEQVIEREESHSRRFLVYYGIDLSDLSVFDLVINTDNLQPEEISKIIEAYLNFILAKNIH; encoded by the coding sequence ATGATTATTGTTATAAGTGGACCTCCAGGTAGCGGAAAGTCTACAGTAGCTAAAATCTTGTCCAAGAACTTATCCTTAAAATATATTTCTGCAGGGCATATATTTAGAGAATTGGCTGAAAAAGAAGGATTAAGTTTATTAGAACTTAATAAAAAAGCCGAAGAAAATTTCGAAATAGATAAGAAAATTGATAGAGAAATTTTTAGAATAGCATCTACTGAAAAGAATATTATTATTGAATCTCACATAGGAGGTTGGTTATTAAAAGATATAGCTGATATTACAGTGTATTTAAATGCTAGCTTAGAAACTAGAGCTAGTCGAATTGCAAAACGCGATAATATTCCTTTTACTAAAGCAATAGAGCAAGTTATTGAAAGAGAAGAAAGTCATTCTAGAAGATTTTTGGTTTATTATGGTATTGATTTATCTGATTTATCTGTTTTTGATTTAGTTATAAATACAGATAATTTACAGCCAGAGGAAATCAGTAAAATAATAGAAGCATATCTCAATTTTATATTAGCAAAAAATATTCATTAA
- a CDS encoding 50S ribosomal protein L34e → MPNPHYRSTSYRKIHTKLPSGESKIHYERRKNNRAVCAICKKPLQGVKTNSLYKYSKTKKRPERIYGGHICHKCLETLIKQTLRGSS, encoded by the coding sequence ATGCCTAATCCTCATTATCGTTCTACATCTTATAGAAAAATTCATACAAAATTGCCCTCTGGAGAGTCAAAGATACACTATGAAAGAAGAAAAAATAATAGGGCAGTTTGTGCTATATGTAAAAAACCTCTTCAAGGTGTAAAGACAAATTCATTATATAAGTATTCTAAAACTAAAAAAAGACCAGAAAGAATATATGGGGGTCACATTTGTCATAAATGTCTTGAGACTTTAATCAAGCAAACTTTGAGAGGAAGTTCATGA
- a CDS encoding adenylate kinase — protein sequence MKIGIVTGIPGVGKTTVLSKVKEILEEKKINNRIVNYGDYMLMTAMKLGYVNNRDEMRKLPVEKQKQLQIEAAKGIANEAKEGGDGLLFIDTHAVIRTPSGYLPGLPKYVIEEINPRVIFLLEADPKVILDRQRRDTSRSRTDYSDEKIIFETINFARYAAMASAVLVGATVKIIINVEGDPSVAANEIINSML from the coding sequence ATGAAAATTGGAATTGTAACTGGAATACCTGGTGTGGGAAAAACTACTGTTCTATCTAAAGTCAAAGAAATACTAGAAGAAAAAAAGATAAATAATAGGATTGTTAACTATGGAGATTATATGTTAATGACCGCTATGAAACTAGGATATGTAAATAACAGAGACGAAATGAGAAAACTTCCAGTAGAGAAACAAAAACAGCTTCAAATTGAGGCAGCAAAAGGAATAGCAAATGAGGCTAAAGAAGGGGGCGATGGTTTACTCTTTATTGACACACATGCAGTTATAAGGACTCCATCAGGATATTTACCTGGATTACCTAAGTATGTGATAGAAGAAATTAATCCAAGAGTTATATTCTTATTGGAAGCTGATCCAAAAGTCATTCTGGATAGGCAAAGGAGAGATACTTCAAGAAGTAGAACTGATTATAGCGATGAGAAAATAATTTTTGAGACAATTAATTTCGCCAGATATGCAGCCATGGCGTCCGCGGTATTAGTGGGTGCTACAGTAAAAATTATAATAAACGTAGAAGGAGATCCTTCTGTCGCAGCAAACGAGATAATTAACTCCATGCTGTGA
- the secY gene encoding preprotein translocase subunit SecY, which yields MGFVDFLATLGEYLPAVTKPKDRPSLATKLLWSFIAVIVYLVMASIPLYGVTSANSFLSNFLAEEIIFASTQGTLAQLGIGPIITSGLIMQILVGSRLIQMDLAKEEDQARFTEAEKGLAFIFILVESALFGYVFTRTAGNIELSAIVTVQLIVATYIILLLDEMIQKGWGLGSGISLFILAGVTKIMFWDMFGIAAVSNQNLPVGFFPVLISDIVSGKNILSLIVNTSTTTPFQPDLVGLISTIGLIILIIYLTNINIQIPVTTQRLRGIKTTIPLNFLYVSSIPVIFVSVLGADFQLFASLASYISSPASTILTDIANAFFFPPANVPHSVFALVVDPIGAAIYAVVFIVLSIIFGILWIDVAGLDPATQAQQMVEAGMEIPGMRNSPKVIEGILARYIYPLGFYSSLIVGVIAVLATFLGVYGTGVGILLAVTIAIQYYNLLAYERTLEMYPLLKRIIGE from the coding sequence ATGGGTTTTGTTGATTTTCTTGCTACACTAGGAGAATATTTACCAGCTGTGACTAAGCCTAAAGATAGACCTTCTTTGGCAACTAAACTCCTTTGGTCCTTTATAGCTGTTATTGTATATCTAGTAATGGCTTCAATACCGCTTTATGGGGTCACATCAGCAAATTCATTCTTAAGCAATTTTTTGGCTGAAGAAATTATTTTTGCCTCAACTCAAGGTACGTTAGCGCAGCTAGGAATAGGTCCTATCATTACTTCTGGTTTAATTATGCAAATATTAGTGGGTTCAAGACTAATTCAAATGGATTTAGCTAAAGAAGAAGATCAAGCTAGATTCACTGAAGCAGAAAAAGGATTAGCTTTCATTTTCATCCTAGTAGAATCTGCTTTATTTGGTTACGTGTTTACAAGAACTGCTGGTAATATTGAACTATCAGCTATTGTGACTGTGCAATTAATTGTTGCTACATATATAATTCTACTTCTAGATGAAATGATTCAAAAAGGATGGGGACTAGGATCTGGAATAAGCCTGTTTATACTAGCTGGTGTAACTAAAATTATGTTTTGGGATATGTTTGGTATTGCAGCAGTTAGTAATCAGAACTTACCGGTTGGTTTCTTCCCCGTGTTAATATCTGACATAGTAAGTGGAAAGAACATACTATCACTAATAGTAAATACGAGTACAACTACACCATTTCAACCAGATCTAGTAGGACTTATTTCAACTATTGGACTAATTATATTGATAATATACCTAACTAACATAAATATACAAATCCCGGTTACTACACAACGATTAAGAGGAATAAAGACTACAATTCCTTTAAACTTCTTGTATGTTAGTAGCATCCCAGTAATATTTGTAAGTGTTTTAGGTGCTGATTTCCAGTTATTTGCATCTTTAGCTTCATATATATCATCTCCTGCCTCTACAATCTTAACAGATATTGCCAATGCGTTTTTCTTCCCTCCAGCCAATGTACCACATAGTGTGTTTGCTTTAGTAGTTGATCCAATAGGGGCAGCAATCTATGCAGTTGTGTTTATTGTATTATCCATTATATTCGGTATTCTTTGGATTGATGTTGCTGGTCTTGATCCAGCAACACAAGCACAACAAATGGTTGAAGCTGGAATGGAAATACCAGGAATGAGAAATAGTCCTAAAGTAATAGAAGGAATACTGGCTAGGTATATATATCCATTAGGTTTCTATAGTTCTCTTATAGTAGGAGTAATTGCTGTATTAGCAACTTTTCTAGGAGTATATGGAACTGGTGTAGGAATTTTGCTAGCAGTAACCATAGCTATTCAGTACTATAATTTATTAGCTTATGAGAGAACGTTAGAAATGTACCCGCTATTAAAGAGAATAATCGGTGAGTAA
- a CDS encoding uL15 family ribosomal protein, giving the protein MTVRKEKKSRKYRGYRTHGWGTKGQHRDKGAQGSRQIGMHKEKWSWLVKYGEGWYGKHGFVNPTTRVYNAITMRKLQELIERGEIKIKDENGKKIVDLTEYGYDKLIGSTGLKIPLVIKVDKASKKAIEKVKELGGQIILTTSE; this is encoded by the coding sequence ATGACTGTAAGAAAAGAAAAGAAAAGCAGAAAATATAGAGGATATAGAACTCATGGCTGGGGAACAAAAGGACAACATAGAGATAAAGGTGCCCAAGGAAGCAGACAAATTGGAATGCATAAGGAGAAATGGTCGTGGTTAGTAAAATATGGAGAAGGATGGTATGGAAAGCATGGATTTGTTAATCCCACAACTAGAGTGTATAATGCTATTACAATGAGAAAGCTTCAGGAACTTATTGAAAGAGGTGAAATAAAAATAAAGGATGAGAATGGAAAGAAAATAGTTGATTTAACTGAATATGGATATGATAAACTTATAGGTTCAACCGGCCTAAAGATACCATTAGTAATTAAGGTAGATAAGGCTAGTAAAAAAGCAATTGAAAAAGTTAAGGAATTAGGAGGACAAATTATATTAACCACAAGTGAATAG
- a CDS encoding 50S ribosomal protein L30, producing MTKLLGIIRIRGYAGTPWYIQDTLKMLRLQRRFNAMVYEDSPSIRGMLKIAEPYITWGELNEEGLRLLLTRLHTKIGNLKITDDILKTQLKIESYNLFVKKIMNGEIKLHKLEDYFKLPIRLHPPSGGFKGKINRPFGVKGEFGYRGEKINELIKRMV from the coding sequence ATGACTAAACTTTTGGGAATTATTAGAATAAGAGGATATGCAGGCACTCCCTGGTATATCCAAGATACATTGAAAATGCTAAGGTTACAAAGAAGATTTAATGCAATGGTATATGAGGATTCGCCATCCATTAGAGGAATGTTAAAAATAGCTGAACCTTACATAACATGGGGAGAACTAAACGAAGAAGGGCTTAGATTACTTCTAACTAGATTGCATACTAAAATAGGTAATCTTAAAATAACAGATGATATACTTAAAACTCAACTTAAGATAGAAAGTTACAATTTATTTGTAAAGAAGATTATGAATGGTGAAATAAAATTGCATAAACTTGAAGATTATTTCAAATTACCTATACGGCTTCATCCACCAAGTGGTGGTTTTAAAGGAAAAATAAATAGACCTTTTGGTGTTAAAGGTGAATTTGGTTATAGAGGAGAAAAAATTAATGAACTGATTAAGAGGATGGTATAA
- a CDS encoding 30S ribosomal protein S5 gives MAEEVPVINPEEWKPRTKVGQLVKEGKIASMKEIFEKNYPITEPEIVDVLLPKLKYEVMDIKIVQKQTDAGEISKYKVLIVMGNMDGYVSYGTGKAKQLRVAIQKAIKNAKMNIIPVRRGCGSWECTCGEAHSLPFKVYGKAGSVEVLLMPAPKGTGLVVGPALKILLTYAGIKDAWSLTRGSTYTTENFIKAGYSALYNTYKFVTPVDWMRRK, from the coding sequence ATGGCTGAAGAGGTTCCCGTAATTAATCCAGAGGAATGGAAACCCAGGACAAAAGTTGGTCAGTTAGTTAAAGAAGGAAAAATAGCATCTATGAAAGAGATATTTGAGAAAAATTACCCAATAACAGAACCAGAGATAGTAGATGTATTATTACCTAAATTAAAATACGAAGTAATGGACATAAAGATAGTGCAAAAACAAACTGACGCTGGTGAAATATCTAAGTATAAGGTTTTAATAGTAATGGGAAATATGGATGGTTATGTCAGTTATGGTACTGGCAAGGCTAAACAATTAAGAGTAGCTATCCAAAAAGCCATAAAGAATGCTAAAATGAACATAATCCCAGTTAGAAGAGGATGTGGAAGTTGGGAGTGTACTTGTGGCGAAGCTCACAGTTTACCTTTTAAAGTCTATGGAAAGGCTGGAAGCGTAGAGGTTCTATTAATGCCAGCTCCAAAGGGTACTGGGCTGGTAGTTGGCCCAGCTTTAAAAATTCTATTGACTTATGCAGGAATCAAAGATGCATGGTCTTTAACTAGAGGATCTACATATACTACAGAGAACTTTATAAAGGCTGGATACAGTGCACTTTATAATACATATAAATTTGTTACTCCAGTGGATTGGATGAGGAGGAAGTAA
- a CDS encoding 50S ribosomal protein L18, which yields MAHGPNYRVKYRRRREGKTNYYKRYTYIINNATRLVVRLTNKYVIAQIAKFNPKGDVIVAAVHSMELAKKFGWKGDLNNTPAAYLTGYLLGVRALKAGIKEGVADIGLFVPVKGSRIFTVIKGAIDAGLSIPVGDLGIKEDRIKGVHIASYAQKLEAENPELFKRLFSKYLERGLHPKDLPSHFEEILNKIKSGGA from the coding sequence ATGGCTCATGGTCCTAATTATAGAGTAAAGTATAGAAGAAGAAGAGAAGGAAAAACTAACTACTATAAAAGATATACATATATTATAAATAACGCCACAAGACTAGTGGTAAGATTAACGAACAAATACGTAATAGCGCAAATTGCTAAGTTTAATCCGAAAGGAGATGTTATTGTGGCGGCAGTGCATTCTATGGAGCTTGCTAAGAAATTTGGCTGGAAAGGGGATCTGAACAACACACCTGCTGCTTATTTAACTGGATACTTATTAGGTGTTAGGGCTCTAAAGGCCGGGATAAAAGAAGGTGTGGCTGACATTGGACTTTTTGTACCTGTAAAAGGTAGTAGGATATTTACAGTTATTAAAGGAGCTATTGACGCTGGTCTCAGCATCCCAGTTGGAGATCTGGGTATAAAAGAGGATAGAATAAAGGGAGTCCACATAGCATCTTATGCCCAGAAATTAGAAGCTGAAAACCCCGAATTATTCAAGAGATTATTTTCTAAATACTTAGAAAGGGGATTACATCCTAAAGATCTTCCTTCGCACTTTGAAGAAATATTAAATAAAATTAAATCAGGTGGAGCATGA
- a CDS encoding 50S ribosomal protein L19e has translation MPEFALQRRLAAELTNVGENNVKFNTNYLDDIASAITRGEIRKLIKEGKIIVEKKKGISSGRLKEKKEKRRKRGEKRKSGSRKGPAGARRGKKEQWVLKIRKIRTYLKWLRDNDIIDKKTYRLAYRKAKGNSFRNLSDVKNYLKQLGVKVE, from the coding sequence ATGCCAGAGTTTGCTCTTCAAAGAAGACTTGCAGCAGAGCTTACTAATGTGGGAGAAAATAATGTGAAATTTAATACAAACTACTTAGATGATATAGCGTCAGCCATAACTAGAGGTGAGATTAGAAAATTAATAAAAGAAGGAAAAATTATTGTAGAGAAAAAGAAAGGTATTAGTAGTGGAAGGCTAAAAGAGAAAAAAGAAAAAAGGAGAAAAAGGGGAGAAAAAAGGAAAAGTGGCAGTAGAAAAGGACCCGCTGGTGCAAGAAGAGGTAAGAAAGAGCAATGGGTCCTAAAGATTAGAAAAATAAGAACATACTTAAAATGGCTCAGAGATAATGATATTATAGATAAGAAAACATATAGATTAGCATATAGAAAAGCTAAAGGAAACTCTTTTAGGAATCTTTCTGATGTGAAAAATTATCTTAAACAATTAGGCGTGAAGGTGGAGTAA
- a CDS encoding 50S ribosomal protein L32e, which yields MNKQTNIRKIQEKIKKIREKKIEFLRYDWDKFYRIGRQETWRKPKGIDNPVRLELKGYQPKVKIGFRSPREIRGLHPSGLIPFYVNNKKDLEKASQMKDKVILILSSTIGLKKKLELVEEAKKMGLKIANG from the coding sequence GTGAACAAACAGACTAATATTAGGAAAATCCAAGAAAAAATAAAAAAAATTAGAGAGAAGAAAATTGAGTTTCTAAGATATGATTGGGATAAGTTTTATAGAATAGGTAGACAAGAAACATGGAGAAAGCCTAAAGGTATAGATAATCCAGTAAGATTAGAGCTAAAAGGATATCAACCAAAAGTAAAAATAGGCTTCAGATCACCAAGGGAAATTAGAGGTCTGCATCCCTCTGGTTTAATTCCATTCTATGTTAATAATAAGAAAGACCTAGAAAAAGCATCACAAATGAAAGATAAAGTAATACTAATTTTGTCATCGACGATAGGTTTAAAAAAGAAATTAGAATTAGTTGAAGAGGCTAAAAAAATGGGATTAAAAATAGCCAATGGGTGA
- a CDS encoding 50S ribosomal protein L6, translating into MKAVHLYEEIEIPQGINVNIEGMKIKVKGSKGEIEKDFSHISGIEIRKEGNKIVVETTFADRRKKAQFYSIIAHIENMFTGVTKGYRYYLKIIYTHFPVTVKVSGNEVQIQNLIGEKNIRRAKIMPGVKVNVKGEDIIVEGQDIEKVGQTAANIELASKITGYDRRVFADGIYIYKKEVIGSEQTD; encoded by the coding sequence ATGAAGGCAGTTCATCTATATGAGGAGATAGAAATTCCGCAAGGCATAAATGTAAATATTGAAGGAATGAAGATAAAAGTTAAAGGATCTAAAGGAGAAATAGAAAAAGATTTCAGTCATATTAGTGGTATAGAAATAAGAAAAGAAGGTAATAAAATAGTTGTAGAGACTACTTTTGCTGATAGAAGAAAAAAAGCTCAGTTTTACTCCATAATTGCACATATAGAAAACATGTTTACTGGTGTTACTAAAGGATATAGATATTACTTAAAAATTATTTACACTCACTTCCCAGTTACGGTTAAAGTTTCTGGCAACGAAGTCCAAATTCAAAACTTAATTGGAGAAAAAAATATTAGAAGAGCAAAAATAATGCCTGGTGTAAAAGTGAATGTAAAAGGAGAAGATATTATCGTAGAAGGTCAAGATATTGAAAAAGTAGGACAAACTGCGGCTAACATAGAACTTGCATCAAAAATTACTGGATATGATAGAAGAGTTTTCGCAGATGGTATTTATATTTATAAAAAAGAGGTGATTGGAAGTGAACAAACAGACTAA
- a CDS encoding 30S ribosomal protein S8: MVNLNPLANALTTIYNNEIRRNKQAIIMPASKLIINVLRAMQKEGYIGEFEFIDDGRSGKIVVQLLGRINKCGPITPRYPLKYKDLLTLPDYVRRYLPSKEIGVLIISTNKGVMTHKDAIRERIGGVALGYVY, encoded by the coding sequence ATGGTTAATCTTAATCCTTTAGCAAATGCATTAACAACAATCTACAATAATGAGATAAGAAGAAATAAGCAAGCTATAATTATGCCTGCTTCAAAGCTCATTATTAATGTGCTAAGAGCAATGCAAAAAGAGGGATATATAGGAGAATTTGAGTTTATAGATGATGGTAGATCTGGAAAAATAGTTGTACAACTCTTGGGCAGAATAAACAAATGTGGACCGATAACACCACGATATCCTCTTAAATACAAGGATTTACTAACTTTGCCAGACTATGTAAGAAGATACTTACCATCAAAGGAAATTGGTGTTCTAATAATTTCCACAAATAAAGGTGTCATGACTCATAAAGATGCTATTAGAGAAAGAATTGGTGGAGTAGCTTTAGGTTATGTTTATTGA
- a CDS encoding 30S ribosomal protein S14, whose translation MGKYKSPAERKYGRGVQVCRRCGSRDSVIQKYGLYLCRQCFREVAYEMGFKKTR comes from the coding sequence ATGGGTAAATATAAGTCTCCAGCAGAGAGAAAATATGGAAGAGGGGTACAAGTCTGTAGAAGATGTGGTAGTAGAGATTCTGTTATTCAAAAATATGGATTATACTTATGTAGACAATGTTTTAGAGAAGTAGCTTATGAAATGGGATTTAAGAAAACGAGGTGA
- a CDS encoding 50S ribosomal protein L5, with protein MAVAQTVNPMRKIRLEKVTVNIGVGEAGERLQKAYQLLQELTGVKPVYTIAKRTIREFGVRKGAPIGVKVTLRGKKAEEFLNKVLAAVGHRIKASSFDDYGNISFGIAEHVLIPGTRYDPEIGIFGMDVAITLVRPGFRVARRRRKKAHIPKRHRTVSKEEAMEFLKQNFNVTIVEG; from the coding sequence ATGGCGGTAGCTCAAACAGTTAATCCTATGAGAAAAATACGATTAGAGAAAGTTACAGTCAATATCGGCGTAGGAGAAGCTGGAGAAAGATTACAAAAAGCATATCAACTTCTTCAAGAGCTTACAGGTGTAAAACCAGTTTATACTATTGCAAAGAGAACAATTAGAGAATTTGGAGTTAGAAAAGGAGCGCCTATAGGAGTTAAGGTAACATTAAGGGGTAAAAAAGCTGAAGAATTTCTTAATAAAGTATTAGCTGCTGTAGGTCATAGAATAAAAGCATCCAGTTTTGATGATTATGGCAACATAAGTTTCGGAATAGCTGAACATGTGCTTATACCAGGTACTAGATATGATCCAGAGATAGGAATATTTGGAATGGATGTGGCTATAACTTTAGTAAGACCAGGATTTAGAGTAGCAAGAAGAAGGAGAAAAAAAGCTCATATTCCAAAAAGACATAGAACAGTTAGTAAAGAAGAAGCAATGGAATTCCTTAAGCAAAACTTTAATGTAACTATTGTAGAAGGGTGA
- a CDS encoding 30S ribosomal protein S4e, producing the protein MAHITRFEAPWFLMISKKQYKWTVRANPGPHKLSESIPLALLLKHYLNVAESTREAKRLVVEGEIMVDGRVRKDYKFPVGLMDVISIPSSDLYFRIVPDNVKYLMPVKISREDAKYKFVRIINKTTNKNGNIQLNLEDGRNILIPKEKVPEMNYLTLTTLKIEIPSQNIIKSYELSEGKYAIIIGGRNVGLHGVIKSIQYAKYKKRKYSIVTIEQKNGESVQTNLQNVMVIGDNEIDPNVGVR; encoded by the coding sequence TTGGCCCACATAACAAGATTTGAAGCTCCTTGGTTTTTAATGATAAGTAAAAAACAATATAAGTGGACAGTAAGAGCTAACCCAGGTCCTCACAAACTATCAGAAAGCATTCCCTTAGCCTTATTATTGAAGCATTACTTGAATGTTGCAGAATCAACAAGAGAAGCGAAGAGGTTAGTTGTTGAAGGAGAGATTATGGTTGATGGAAGAGTTAGGAAAGATTATAAGTTTCCCGTAGGATTGATGGATGTTATTTCAATTCCTTCTTCTGATTTATACTTTAGGATTGTTCCAGATAACGTAAAATACTTAATGCCAGTAAAAATTAGCAGAGAAGATGCAAAATATAAATTTGTTAGAATAATAAACAAAACAACCAATAAAAATGGGAATATACAATTGAATTTGGAAGATGGGAGAAATATTCTAATTCCAAAAGAGAAAGTACCGGAAATGAACTATCTTACTTTAACAACACTAAAAATTGAAATTCCTTCACAAAACATAATTAAAAGTTATGAGCTAAGTGAAGGAAAGTACGCTATAATTATCGGTGGTAGAAACGTAGGATTACATGGAGTAATAAAAAGTATCCAATATGCTAAATATAAGAAAAGGAAATATAGTATTGTTACTATTGAACAAAAAAATGGAGAGTCTGTACAAACCAATTTACAAAATGTTATGGTTATAGGTGATAACGAGATTGATCCTAATGTAGGGGTGAGATAA
- the rplX gene encoding 50S ribosomal protein L24, with the protein MVSHKPSKQRLLLYNLPKHQRHKLLTAKLSKELQQQYGIKRLAIRKGDTVKVMRGDKDVLNFEGKVVEVKRKTGRIAIEGLTRKKADGTPVYRWVHASKVIITKLDLSDAKRKEIIERKRKAREEYLKKKEQTTEAK; encoded by the coding sequence TTGGTCTCTCATAAACCATCAAAACAAAGATTACTACTCTATAATTTACCCAAACATCAAAGGCATAAATTGTTGACGGCAAAATTATCTAAGGAATTACAACAACAGTATGGTATAAAGAGATTAGCAATCAGAAAAGGAGACACTGTTAAAGTTATGAGAGGAGACAAAGATGTACTAAATTTTGAAGGAAAAGTCGTAGAAGTTAAAAGAAAAACTGGAAGAATAGCCATTGAAGGATTAACAAGAAAAAAAGCTGATGGAACTCCAGTTTATAGATGGGTTCATGCTTCAAAAGTAATAATTACTAAATTAGATCTGTCTGACGCAAAAAGGAAAGAAATCATAGAAAGGAAAAGAAAAGCAAGAGAAGAATATTTAAAGAAGAAAGAACAAACTACGGAGGCGAAATGA
- a CDS encoding 50S ribosomal protein L14: MPEKLQVLGSRKGLTPGLQHYTTVTVADNSGAKEAVIIGIYGYKGVLRRIPFANIADLVMVSVRKGTPEVRKQKFRAVIVRQRMPYRRPDGTWISFEDNAVVIINPDGTPKGTEIRGPIAKEAAERWPKVASIATMVI, encoded by the coding sequence ATGCCCGAAAAACTCCAGGTGTTAGGTAGTAGAAAAGGACTTACACCCGGATTACAACATTATACTACAGTAACTGTTGCAGATAATAGTGGCGCTAAAGAAGCTGTGATTATAGGTATTTATGGCTACAAAGGAGTATTAAGGAGAATACCTTTTGCAAATATAGCTGATTTAGTGATGGTTTCAGTAAGAAAAGGAACGCCAGAGGTTAGAAAACAGAAGTTTAGAGCAGTAATCGTGAGACAAAGAATGCCATATAGAAGACCCGATGGTACGTGGATTTCTTTTGAGGATAATGCAGTAGTTATAATAAATCCAGATGGAACACCAAAAGGTACAGAAATAAGAGGACCGATCGCTAAAGAAGCTGCAGAAAGATGGCCCAAAGTTGCAAGTATTGCGACAATGGTGATTTAA
- a CDS encoding 30S ribosomal protein S17, producing MGKKGALLKNIGIEGVNPPSKTCDDVNCPFHGTLRVRGIILEGRLIRHRAEKTGVVERDYLFYDTKYKRYERRRSRIHVHIPPCLDIKEGDNVIIAECRPIAKSVSFVVIGKR from the coding sequence ATGGGTAAAAAAGGTGCTTTACTAAAAAATATAGGTATTGAAGGAGTGAATCCGCCCTCTAAAACTTGTGATGACGTAAATTGTCCATTTCATGGAACCCTAAGAGTGAGAGGGATAATACTAGAGGGAAGGCTAATAAGACATAGAGCTGAAAAAACCGGTGTAGTGGAAAGGGATTATTTATTTTATGATACAAAGTATAAGAGATATGAAAGGAGGAGAAGTAGAATACATGTTCACATACCTCCATGTTTAGATATTAAAGAAGGAGATAACGTTATAATTGCTGAATGTAGACCTATTGCGAAATCAGTTTCATTTGTAGTTATAGGTAAGAGGTGA
- a CDS encoding ribonuclease P protein subunit codes for MIDLIGSKVKILGHSDPSLIGREGIILFETKKTFLIQTQNKIIRVLKSNGIFEIYSENRKVIFPGYKLVGRIEKRWS; via the coding sequence ATGATTGATTTAATAGGTAGTAAAGTTAAAATTCTGGGTCATTCTGATCCTTCTTTAATAGGTAGAGAAGGGATTATTTTATTTGAAACTAAAAAAACTTTTTTAATACAAACACAAAATAAAATAATTCGTGTATTAAAAAGTAATGGGATTTTTGAGATATACTCTGAAAATAGGAAAGTCATTTTCCCCGGTTACAAACTTGTTGGTAGGATAGAAAAAAGGTGGTCATAA
- the rpmC gene encoding 50S ribosomal protein L29 — MKSKEILGYDVKEISNQTVEQLLEKKKELQGKLNDLQQELLKRKVEARMGTLKNTASIRNLRKDIARILTLLSIINKEIEKRGKERKK; from the coding sequence ATGAAGAGTAAGGAAATATTAGGTTATGATGTAAAAGAGATTAGTAACCAAACTGTAGAACAGTTATTAGAGAAGAAAAAAGAATTACAAGGAAAGCTAAATGATTTACAACAAGAATTATTAAAAAGAAAAGTAGAAGCCAGAATGGGAACTCTAAAGAATACTGCTTCCATTAGAAATTTAAGAAAAGATATAGCTAGAATATTAACCCTACTTTCAATTATAAATAAAGAAATAGAAAAAAGAGGGAAGGAGAGGAAAAAATGA